CGACCCGGCGATCCTGGCGCCCGCGCCGGACGGCGCCGCGGCGGCCGACGACTTCATCGAGGGCGCCGTGACCGACTGTTTCGTCGGCACCGACGTCTATTCGATGATCCTGGCCTATGACGACAGCAAGTTCACCGACGCCAAGCCCGCCGGTCCGGCCGATTTCTTCGACACCGCGAAATTCCCCGGCAAGCGCACCATGCGCAAGGGCGCCAAGTTCAACCTGGAATATGCGCTGCTGGCCGATGGCGTGGCGCCGGACAAGGTCTATGAGGTGCTGGGCACGCCCGAGGGCGTCGATCAGGCCTTCGCCAAGCTCGACACCATCAAGAACAACGTGATCTGGTGGGAAGCCGGCGCGCAGCCGCCGCAGCTTCTGGCCGATGGCGAGGTCAGCATGGCCTTCGCCTTCAACGGCCGGATCTTCGACGCGGCGCAGAAAGAGGGCAAGCCCTTCAAGATCGTCTGGGACGGCCAGATCTACGAGATGGAAGGCTGGGTGATCCCGAAGGGCGCCCCGCACCTGGAGGAGGCCAAGGAGTTCGTCACCTTCTCGACCTCGCCCGAGCCGCAGGCCCGCGCCGCCGAATTCATCAGCTACGGCCCGCCGCGCAAATCGGCCGCCGCGCTGGTCGGCAATGTCGAGGGCACCGAGGTGCCGATGGGTCCGAACCTGCCGACCTTTGCCGACAACATGGCCGGGGCGCTCGCCTCGAACCTGGACTTCTGGGTCGACCACGACGCCGAGCTGCAAGAGCGGTTCAACGCCTGGCTGGCGGCGAACTGACGCCAATCCGGTCGCGGCGGGACCAACCCGCCGCGATCCGTGAAGCCCGAACGGGCGCGAACCGGCCAACGAGCCGCATAAAACCAACGGGAGTTCGTCATGAAGAAAGTGTTGATCCTGACCACGGCCTTGTGCGGGTTGGGAGTTGCGGCGCAGGCCCAGAACAAGGAGGTCAACGTGGTCTCCTGGGGCGGCGCCTATGAGAAATCGCAGGTCGAGGCCTATAACATCCCCTTCGCCAAGGAGACGGGGATCAAGGTCAACATGATGGCCGCCGACAACCCGGCCACCCCGCTCAAGGCCCAGATCGAGGCCAAGAACATCACCGGCGACGTGTTCGACATCGAGGTCTCGGACGCGATCCGCCTCTGCGACGAGGGCGCGCTGGTCGAGATCGACCCGGCCACCCTGCCGCCGGCGCCGGACGGCACGCCCGCGACGGAAGACTTCATCCCCGGCGCGCTGCGCGACTGCGCGGTGGCGAACATCTTCTGGGGCACGGTCATCGCCTATGACAAGACCAAGTTCCCCGACGGCCCGCCCACCACCGCCGCGGATTTCTTCGACACCGCCAAGTTCCCGGGCAAGCGCGGCCTGCCGAAAAGCCCCAAGCGCACGCTCTACCTGGCGCTGGTCGCCGATGGCGTCGCGCCCGACCAGGTCTATGAGACGCTGGACACGCCCGAGGGCGTCGACCGGGCCTTCGCCAAGCTCGACACCATCAAGAAGGACGTGGTCTGGTGGGAAGCCGGCGCCCAGCCGGTGCAGCTGCTTGCCGATGGCGAGGTCACGATGGCGACCGGCTACAACGGCCGCTTCTTCGATGCCATGGTGGCCGAGGGCAAGCCCTTCGAGATCATCTGGGACGGCCAGTTCATGGACATGGATATGTTCGCCATTCCCAAGGGCTCGCCCAACCCCGAGGCGGCGATGCAATACCTGAAATTCGCCACCGACACCCAGCGCCTGGCCGACCAGGCGAAATGGATCGCCTATGGCCCGTCGCGCAAATCCTCGGCGGCGCTGGTCGGGCTCTATCAGGACGGCAAGACCGAGATGGCCCCGCATATGCCGACCAGCGAGGAGCACATGAAGACCGCCGTCATGGACGACCCGGAATGGTGGGCCGACCACGATGCCGAGATGGCCGAGCGCTTCAACGCCTGGCTGGCCGCCAACTGACCCTTGCGCCGCCGCCCGGTCCGGTCCGGGCGGCGGCCGCCGACGATGCCCGCCCTTAGCCTGACGAAGGATCAAGATGTCCAACGCGCTTGACCCCCATGCCGCCATCGTGACCGAAGCCGGCGGCCTCGACCGGGGCGGACCCCTGCGGACGGCCGACGGCCAGCCGCTGACCCGGGCGCTGGCGCGCAGTTCGCGCCGGGCGCGGCGCCGCGCCTTCCTGCTGGTGCTGCCGCTGCTGCTGTTCGTGCTGCTGACCTTCCTGCTGCCGATCGGGCAGATGCTGCAACGCTCGCTCAAGAACGACGGCTTCTCGGCCAATATGCCGCAGCTCTCGGCCTGGTTCCACGAACACCCGCGCGGCACCGAGCCGGACGACGCCGCCTGGGCGGCGCTGGCCGCCGACCTGACCGCCGCGGCCGAGGCGCGCAGCATCGGCCTGGTCGGGACCAGGGTGAACTACGACATGCCGGGCACGCGCTCGCTCTTCACCTCGGCCGGGCGCAAGGCCCGCGGCGGCATCGAGCCGCCCTATCGCGAGGCCATCCTCGCGATGGACGAGAAATGGGGCGATCCCAAGCTGTGGTCGGTGATGCGCGAGGCTTCCTCGGCCTATACCGCGAACTTCTACCTGGCGGCGCTGGACCGGACCCGCGACGACAACGGCAACATCACCATGGCGCCCGAGCAGCAGCAGATCTATGTCAAGCTGTTCCAGCGCACCTTCTGGCTGTCGCTGGTCATCACCTTCACCACCTTCCTGCTGGGCTTTCCCATCGCGCATCTGCTGGCGACGCTGCCGATGCGCAAGTCGAACCTGCTGATGATCCTGGTGCTCTTGCCGTTCTGGACCTCGCTGCTGGTCAGGACCACGGCCTGGATGGTGCTGTTGCAGCAGCAGGGCGTGGTCAATGACATCCTGGTCTGGCTGGGGCTGATCGGCAACGACCAGCGGCTGCAGATGATCTTCAACCAGACCGGCACGATCATCGCCATGACCCATATCCTGCTGCCCTTCATGATCCTGCCGCTCTATTCGGTGATGCGCACCATCAACCCCAGCTATGTGCGCGCGGCGCGCAGCTTGGGCGCGACAAGCTGGACGGCGTTCCGGCGCATCTATTTCCCGCAGACCCTGCCGGGACTCGGGGCCGGGGCGCTTCTGGTCTTCATCCTGGCCGTGGGCTACTACATCACCCCGGCGCTGGTCGGCGGCTCGTCGGGGCAGTTGATCTCGAACCTGATCGCCATGCACATGACCCAGACGCTGAACTGGTCCATGGCGGCGGCGCTGGCCGCGCTGCTGCTGGGCGGGGTGCTGATCCTTTACTGGGTCTATGACCGCCTCGTCGGCATCGACAACCTGAAACTGGGGTAACCGCCATGGCGCTTCCGACTTACGCCTCGCCGCTGGAAAAGGTCTGGCACTACGCCTATCTGGCGATCTGCGCGGCGATCTTCTTCTTCCTGATCGCGCCGATCGTGGTGGTGATCCCGCTCAGCTTCAATGCCGAGCCCTATTTCACCTTCACCGACAAGATGCTGTCCTTCGACCCCGAGGGCTATTCGATGCGCTGGTATCGCAGCCTGCTGACCTTCGGCATGGCCAATCCGGACGCGCCGGGCGGGCTCGGCTGGTGGGCGGATGCCTGGCAGAACGCGAAATGGGTGAATGCGGCGAAATCGTCGATCATCATCGGCTTCTTCTCGACCATCCTCGCCACGGTGCTGGGCACGCTGGCGGCGCTGGGCCTGTCGCGGCCCGAGATGCCGTTCCGCCGCATCATCATGGCGGTGCTGATCTCGCCGATGATCGTGCCGATCATCATCACGGCGACGGGGATGTTCTTCTTCTACTCGAACCCCTGCGAGCCCTTGACCTGGATCGGGCTGAACCCGCAATGCGGCAAGCTCGCCGGCACCTATCTGGGCGTGATCCTGGCCCATGCCACGCTGGGCATCCCCTTCGTCATCATCACGGTGACGGCGACGCTGATCGGCTTCGACCAGTCGCTGAACCGGGCGGCGGCGAGCCTCGGGGCGAACCCGCGCACGACCTTCTTCCGCATCACCATGCCGCTGATCCTGCCGGGCGTGATCTCGGGCGCGCTCTTCGCCTTCGTCACCTCCTTCGACGAGGTGGTGGCGGTGCTCTTCATCGCCGGCCCCGACCAGCAGACCATCCCGCGCCAGATGTGGAACGGCATCCGCGAGCAGATCTCGCCGGCGATCCTGGCCGTCGCCACGCTGCTGGTGATCTTCTCGATCGCCCTGCTCGCGACGGTCGAGATGCTGCGCCGCCGCTCGGAACGGCTGCGGGGCATCACGCCGCATTGAGCGGCTCATGCCCCGGCCCTGAACCCGCCGCCCTTCGGGGCGGCGTCTTCATGGCGGCCCCCACGGCAAAGCCCTTTTCTGCCTTCTTTGTTGCAGAAATACCCCCGCCGGAGGCCAGCACCCGCGCCACCCCTCAGGGCAGGACCGAGATCCAGAACCAGATCGACAGGATCGACAACACCGTGGACACCAGCACCGTCGTCGCCGCCACCCGCTTCGCCGCGCCATAGATCGAGGCGAAGAGATAGGCGTTCACCCCCGGCGCCATGCTGGCGGTGATGACGGCGGAACGCAGCGGCCCGACCGGCAGCTGGAAAAGCTGCCCCAGGCTCCAGGTGATGGTCGGATGGATCAGCAGCGAGGCCAGGCAGCAGGTCGCGATGGCCTTGCCGTCGCCCTCGGGGCGATAGCGGTAAAGCACGCCGCCCAGCCCGAACAGCGCCGCCGGCAGCGCCGCCCGCGCCATCATCTCGGCCGCGGCCCAGAAACCCTCGGGCATCACCAGCCCGGCCTGCATCAGCAGGTTCATCGCCGCGCCGCACAGGATGCCGACGATCAGCGGCGTATGCAGCACCCCGGACAGCGCCCGCATGGCGATGCGCCCGGCCGGCAAGCTCTGCCCGCGCGCCCGCGTCACCTCCATCATGGTGATGCCGAAGGTATAAAGCAGCGGCGAATGGATCGCGATGATCGCGACATTGCCGGCCAGCGCCTCGGCGCCATAGGCGCGCTCCATGATCGGGATGCCCAGCAGCAGCGAGTTCGAGAACAGGCAGCAGAAGCCGATGGCGACCGCATCCTCGGGGCTGCGCTTCAGCCAGTAGAGCGCCAGCCCCCAGCCGATGAAATAAGAGACGAAGGCGCCGCTATAGAAGGCCACCCACATGGCGATGCTGAAATTCTCGGTCAGGTCCAGCCGGGCCACGTTCACGAACAGCAGCACCGGCACCGCGAAATTCTGCGCGAAACGCATCAGCCCGTCGACCGCCACCTCGCTGAACATCCGCCGCCAGGCCACCAGGTAGCCGAAGCCGATGACGATGAAGACCGGCAGGATGACGTCGAAAAGGATCGTCATGTCAGTTCGATCTGCAGCCCGTCATGGGCCGGCACGACATGGGCGGGCGTCTCGGCCATCACCGCGTCGTAATCCAGCTCGATATGCATGTTGGTGATGACGCCCCGCGCGCAGCCCGAACGCGCGATCCACTCCAGCGCCAGCGCCAGATGCGCATGGCTGGGATGCGGCGTGCGGCGCAAGGCGTCGCAGATGAAGACCTCGCAGCCCTGGATGGCGGGCCAGGCCGCCTCGGGGATCGCCAGCACGTCGGGCAGGTAGACGAGGCCCGCGCCCGCGCCGATGCGGAACCCCAGCGCCGGAATGTCGCCGTGGTTCACCGCGAAGGGCAGGAAGTCGATCGCGCCGCCCGCGCCCTCGACCGCGAAGCGGCCGCGGATCGGGGCGATCTCGCAGACCGGCGGATAGGACGAGCCCTCGGGCGTCTCGAAGATATAGCCGAAGCGGCTGCGCAGGGCGGCCTCGGTCTGCGCATCGGCCCAGACCGGCATGATGCGGCGCATGTTGAAGACCAGCTGCCGCAGGTCGTCGATGCCGTGGATATGGTCGGCATGGGGATGGGTATAGACCACCGCGTCCAGTTCGCCCACGCCGGCGTCCAGCATCTGCGGCACGAAATCCGGGCCGGTGTCGATCAGCACCCGCGTCACGCCCGCGGGCCCGACACGCTCGAGCAGCAGCGAACAGCGCCGGCGCCGGTTGCGCGGGTTCGCCGGGTCGCATTCGCCCCAGCGGCCGCCCAGACGCGGTACGCCGCCGGACGAGCCGCAGCCCAGGATGGTGGCGCGGATCATGCCGCGGCCTTGGCAAACAGCCGGTCGAAATTCGCGCTGGTCAGGGCGGCGAATTCGGCCTCGGTCAGGCCGAGCGCCTGAGCGCCGGCCCGGGCGGTATGGGCGACAAAGGCCGGCTCGTTGCGCTTGCCGCGATGCGGCGGCGGCGCCAGATAGGGCGCGTCGGTCTCGACCAGGATGCGATCGCGGGGGGCGGCCAGGAAGATCTCGCGGATCTCGGTCGAGCGCGGAAAGGCGGCGATGCCCGACATCGACAGGTAGAAGCCCAGGTCCAGCGCCGCGCGGGCCAGCTCCGGCCCCGAGGTATAGCAATGCATGACGCAGGAAAAGGCGCCGGCGCGGTGCTCCTCGGTCAGGATGCGGGCCATGTCGGCATCGGCGTCGCGGGAATGGATGATCAGCGGCAGGCCGGTCCGGCGCGCGGCCTCGATATGGATGCGCAGGCTTTCGGCCTGAACCGCGGCGCTGTCGGCGGTATAGTGATAGTCGAGCCCGGTCTCGCCGATGCCGACGAATTTCGGATGCCGGGCCAGCGCGACCAGGTCCTCGACGGTGACGGCGGGCTCTTCGGCGGCATACATCGGATGGATCCCGGCGGCGTAGAAGACGCCCGCATGTGCCTCGGCGATGGCGCGCACGCGCGGCTCGTTGCCCATGCGGGTGCAGATCGTGACCATGCGCGTCACCCCGGCGGCGCGGGCGCGCGCGACCAGCTCGGCCTGCTGGCCGTCGAAGTCGGGAAAGTCCAGGTGGCAGTGGCTGTCCACCAGGGCGGGCAAGGGGGTCTCGGACATCGGCGGATCCGTTACAGGGCGGGCTGGTTCGCAAGCCCGATCAGCATATCCAACACCAGCGCGGAAGGGTCAAGGTTGACCGCCCGGCCGGCGCGGGCGCGGGCCGAGAGGCTGGCCTGGGCATCGGCCCAGAGCCGCGCTGCCTCGGGGCCGGGCGAAAGCCGGGTCAGCACCGCGGCCTCGCCCTCGGCGGCCTCGGGCAGGGGGGCGCCCATCAGCCCGGTGCGCGCGGCGCGGGTCAGGAAACGGTCGAGCAGCGTCATCACCAGGTCGAAGGGATCGCCCTCGGCTCCGGCGCGGCCGGCCGCCAGCTCGGCCAGCGCTGCTGCGGCGCGGCGGTCCATGCGCGGATAGTCGGCGAACAGCCCGGTGATGCGCTGATAGAGCTCCAGCCCGTCTTGGCCGGCCAGCCGCAGCGCCTCGCCGACCGAGCCGCCCGACAGCGCCGAAAGCCGCGCCGCGTCATGCGCGACGCCAAGCCCGGCCAGCACCTGCGCCATGTCCCCGGGCCCGAGCGGATGCAGCCGCAATTCCCGGCAGCGCGAGCGGATGGTCGGCAAAAGCCGCGCCGGCTGATGCGCGACCAAAAGCAGCGTGGCCCGGGCCGGCGGCTCCTCGAGCAGTTTCAAGAGCGCATTGGCGGCGGCCGGGTTCATCTCGTCGGCGGCGTCGATGATGGCGATGCGGCGGCCGCCCTCGGCGGCGCTCATGTGAAAGAACCCGTGCAGCCGGCGGATCTCGTCCACGGTGATCTCGCTGCGCAGGCGCTGGGTCTTGTCGTCGAGCGGCCGGCGCACCAGGTGCAGCCGCGGCTCGGACAGGGCGCGGATGCGGCGCACCGCCGGATCCTCGGGCGGCGCGGTCAGGTCCGGGCTGTCCGAACCGCTCAGCAGGTATTTCGCGATGCTCCAGGCGAGCGTCGCCTTGCCGGTGCCGCGCGGGCCCGAGATCAGCCAGCCGTGATGCAGCCGATGCGCCCGCGCGGCGGCGAGGAAATCCGCGACCGCCTGGTCCTGGCCGATGGTGCGAAGCGCCTCGCGCGGATGCGGGGCGCCGGGCACCCGGTCGGGTTCGGGCGGGGCGGCCTCGTCGCTCATGGCAGGGCGGTCCGGACGCGGGCGGCGACCTCGTCGGCGCTGCCGCTGCCGTCGATGGTGCGGAACCGCGCGGGGTTTTCCGCCGCGAGCGCCAGGAAGCCCGCGCGCAGCCGGCGCTGGAAGTCCAGGCCGAGGGTTTCGAAACGGTCCTCGACGCCGCCGCGGGCCTGGCCGCGGGCCAGCGCGGTGGCGGGGTCGATGTCGATCAGCAGCGTCAGGTCGGGCTCGATGCCGATGGTCAGGCGGTGCAATTCCTCGACCAGCGCGCGCAGGTCGGCACGGGCGAGGCCCTGGTAGACCCGGGTGGAATCGGCGAAGCGGTCGGTGACGACATGGGCGCCGCGCGCCAGCGCCGGGCGGATCAGCCGCTCGACATGGTCGCGGCGGGCGGCGGTGAAAAGCAGCAGCTCGGTTTCCGGCGACCAGCGTTCGCCCCGGCCCTCGACCAGCAGGCGGCGGATCTCCTCGGCGCCCGCGCTGCCGCCGGGCTCGCGGGTCAGCAGCGTCTCGGTGCCGGTTTCGGCCAGGGCGGCGGCAAGGCGGCGCGCCTGGGTCGACTTGCCCGATCCGTCTATGCCCTCGAAGCTGATGAACATCGTCGGCGCGTCAGTTGCGCACGGATTGCATCGCCCGCTCGCCCAGTCGGAAGGCGGCGCTTTGCATCCGGCCGAGGACGCCGCTGCGGGCCACGTCGGCGGCGGCGAAGAGCGGCAGCCGCGACTGGCCGGTGCCGGGGATGTTGACGACCAGCTCGCCCAGCCGGTCGCCCTTGGCGATCGGCGCCTCGATCGGGCCGTTGAACACCGCCTCGGCGGTGACGCCGTCATGCGAGCCGGCCGGGATCAGCACCCGCACGCCGTCGCGGGTGGTCAGGCCGACGCGGCTGCTCTCGCCCAGCCAGACCGGGGCCTGGGTCACGATCTCGTCCTTGGGGATGATGGTGCGCATGGTGAACTGGCGATAGGCCCAGTTGACGATGCGCTCGGATTCCTCGGCCCGGGCCTTGTCGCTGGGCAGGCCGGCGATCACGAAGACGATGCGGCGGTCGCCCTGCACCGCCGAGCCGACCAGGCCATAGCCCGCCTCCTGCGTGTGGCCGGTCTTGAGCCCGTCGGCCGTCCAGTCGCCCCCGCCAAGCCGCAACAGCGGGTTGCGGTTGTTGGCATTCGAGGGCACCCGGCCCTTGTAATTGTATTCGGTCAGGCCGAAGTTCTTGTAAAGCTCGGGAAATTCGGTGATTAGCCGCGTCGCCAGGATCCCCAGGTCGTGCATCGACATGCGGTGGTCCGGCGCCGGCCAGCCCGAGGAATTGGCGAAATGCGACTGCGTCATGCCCAGTTGCTGCGCGCGCTCGTTCATCAGCCGGGCAAAGGCCTCCTCGGTGCCGGCCAGGCCCTCGGCCACCACCACGCAGGCGTCGTTGCCCGAGTTGATGATGATGCCGTGGATCAGCTCCTCAACCGTGGGGCGGTCGGCGGGCTCGACGAACATCTTCGAGCCGCCCATGTGCCAGGCCTTGGTCGAGACCGGGAAAGTGGTGTCCATCGCCACCCGGCCTTCGTGCAAGGCCTCGAACAGCATGTTCAGCGTCATCAGCTTGGACATCGAGGCCGGCGGCAGCGGCTCCTCGGCATTCTTCTCCATCAGCACGGTGCCGGTCGCCACGTCATAGACCCAGGCGGCGCGGGCATTGGTGTCGAAGGCCCGGGCCGGCAGCGCCAGGACCATGAGGAGAGCGAAGATGCGGAACGTCAGAGCGCGCATGGATTGTCCTTGACCGGTCGCGTTTGCGCCATGGTTACCGCAGCGGGCCGCGGCCCGCAACGTCGCTCGGGTGCATCTGCCGGGCAAGTGAACGACCGGCGGTTGCGGCGCCCGCGCCTCAGTAGCTGCGGATCAGCCCGACCAGCCGGCCCTGGACATGCACCTTGTCCTCGGGCAGCACCCGCGTCTCATAGGCCGGGTTCGCGGCTTCCAGCGCGATCATGCCGCCCTTGCGGCGATAGCGTTTCAGCGTCGCCTCGAAACCCTCGACCAGCGCCACGACGATGTCGCCGTTCTCGGCCGTGTCCTGTTCGCGGATCACCACCACGTCGCCGTCGTTGATGCCGGCCTCGATCATCGAATCGCCTTTGACCTCAAGCGCATAGTGCCGCTCCTTGCCCGAGAGCATCGAGCCGGGCACCGCGATGTGATGCGAAACCTCCGAGATCGCCTCGATCGGGACGCCGGCGGCGATGCGGCCCATCACCGGCAGGTCGACCGCCGAGACCGAGACCTCGAAGGCGCCGCGCGGCAGCGGCTGGGCGGGGCGGGCATCGCCCTCGATCACCCGCGGCTGGAAGCCCGGGCCCTTGCTGAGGCTGTCGGGCAGGCGGACGATCTCCAGCGCCCGGGCGCGATGCGGCAGGCGGCGGATGAAGCCGCGTTCTTCAAGGGCGGTCACGAGGCGGTGAATTCCTGATTTCGAGCGCAGGTCCAGCGCCAGTTTCATTTCGTCGAACGAGGGCGGCACCCCGTCGCGGGCCATGCGCGCCTGAATGAATTCAAGCAGCTGGATTTGCTTCTTGGTCAGCATGGTTTTTCCCTGCTCTGCTGCGAGTGCCATCATGTTCCTTGAATGTTCTAGCGCCTGGGGTGCCTTCCGTCAACGATTAAGCCGATTCGGGTAAAGAAGCCGTTAAAGCGGCAGGAATTCCATGATCTCGCCGGCCTTGCGGCCCGGGTCATGCGCCGGGCGGACCAGCAGCGCGTCGGCTTCGGCCAGCAGCCACAGCCGGGCGCTGTCCTGCTCGGCAAAGGGGGCGATCAGCGGCAGGCCGTCGCCCGGCGCCAGCCGCGCGCGCAGATAATGCTGGCGGTTGCCCTCGGGCGGCAGGTCGGCGGCAAGCCGGGCCTGCGCCAGCTCTGGCCCGGGCGGCAGGCCCTGCATGGCGCGCAGCAGCGGCTGCATGAACAGTTTCGCGCAAACCAGGGCCGAGACTGGATTTCCCGGCAGGCCCAGCATGGCGGCATCGCCCATGCGCCCGGCCATCAGCGGCTTGCCCGGCCGCATCGCCAGCTTGTAGAAACTGCGCTGCATCCCCAGGTCGGCCGAGACCTTGGCCACCAGGTCGTGATCGCCCACCGAGGCGCCGCCGATGGTCACGATCAGGTCGCAGCCCTCGGCCTCGGCGAAGCGGTCGCGCAGGCTGTCCTCGGTATCGCGGGCCAGCGGCAGGACCACGGGTTCGGCCCCGGCCTCGCGCGCCAGCGCGGCGATGGCGATGTCGTTCGAGCTGATGATCTGCCCGGCCGCCGGGGTGGCGCCGGGCCGCACCAGCTCATCCCCGCCGGCCAGCACCGCGACCCGCGGCCGCCGCGCGACCGAGACCCGCGCCACGTTCATCGCCGCGATCAGCGCCAAGTCGGCCGGGCGCAGCGGCCGCGCCGGCCGGAACGCGGAACCTGCGGAAAAATCATTGCCTTGCAGGCGGATGTTCAGGTTCGATCCCGCATCGGCCACGGTGATGCGGTCGCCGTCGCGGGTCACGATCTCCTGCATCACCACCCGGTCATAGCCGGCCGGCACCGGCGCGCCGGTAAAGATGCGGATCGCGCTGCCGGGCGGCGTTTCGCCCGCATAGGGCACGCCGGCCGCCGCCGTGCCGACCACCGCCAGCGGCCCCGGCAGATCGGCCGAGCGCAGCGCATAGCCGTCCATGGCGGCGGCGTCGAAGGGCGGCTGCGTCAGCCGCGCGACCGCGGGCGCGGCCAGCGCGCGGCCCAGCGCGTCCTGCACCGCGATCTCCTCGGCCTGCGGCGGATGGGCAAGGGCCAGCACCAGGGCGCGGGCTTCGTCGACGCTGATCATCGGTTCCCCTTTCAGGGCGCGCGGAAGTCGCCCGATTTGCCGCCGCTTTTCGCCAGCAGGCGGATTCCTTCGATGCGCATGTCCTTCTGCGCGGCTTTCAGCATGTCATAGACGGTCAGGCAGGCGGTGGAAACGGCGGTCAGCGCCTCCATCTCCACGCCGGTCTTGCCGGCGGTGCGCACGGTGGCGGTGACGCGGATGCCGGGCAGGGCCGGGTCGGCCACGAGGTCCACCGCGACCTTGGTGATCGGCAGCGGATGGCAAAGCGGGATCAGGTCCGCGGTGCGCTTGGCGCCCATGATGCCGGCGAGCCGCGCCACGCCCATGACATCGCCCTTGGCCGCGCCCGCGCTTTCGGCCAAGGCCAGCGTCTCGGGCGCCATGATGACCAGGCCCTCGGCCACCGCCTCGCGCGCGGTGTCGGGCTTTTGCGACACGTCGACCATATGCGCCTGACCCTGGGCGTCGAAATGCGTCAGGCTCATGCCGCCAGCCCCAGGATGCCGCGCGTCGCCGCGGTCACGTCGGCCTGGCGCATCAGGCTTTCGCCGATCAGGAACCGCTTCACCCCGGCGTCAGCCATGCGGTCCAGGTCGGCTGCCACGAAAAGGCCGCTTTCGCAGACCAGGTCGCGCTCGGGCGGCAGCATCGGCGCCAGCCGCAGCGTGGTGTCGAGGCTGATCTCGAAGGTCTTCAGGTTGCGGTTGTTCACGCCGATCAGCGGCGATTTCAGGCGCAGGGCGCGTTCCATCTCGGCCTCGTCATGGACCTCGATCAGCGCGTCCATGCCCCAATGGGTCGCGGCGTCCTCGAGCTCGGCGGCGAGCGCGTCCTCGACCGAGGCCATGATGATCAGGATGCAATCGGCGCCCCAGGCGCGGGCCTCGGCGACCTGATAGGGATCGTAAAGGAAATCCTTGCGCAGCGCCGGCAGGTCGCAGGCGGCGCGGGCGGCGGTCAGGAAGGCGGGCGCGCCCTGGAAGCTGGGGCCGTCGGTCAGCACCGAAAGGCAGGCCGCGCCGCCGGCCTCATAGGCGCGGGCCAGCGCCGGCGGGTCGAAATCGGGACGGATCAGGCCCTTGGAGGGGCTGGCCTTCTTGATCTCGGCGATCAGGGCATGGCCATGCGCGGCCTTTGCGGCCAGGGCCCGGGCAAAGCCGCGCGGCGCCTCGGCGGCGCGGGCCTGGGCCTCGACTTCGGCCAGCGGCCGGGCGGCCTTGGCGGCGGCGATTTCTTCCAGCTTGTAGGCTTTGATGCGGTCGAGAATGTTCATGGTTTTCCTTACTCCGCCACGGCCGGCCGGGAAAGGGCCCAGTCGATCGGCGCCTCGCCGCGCGCGTCCAGCCAGGCGTTCACCCGGCTGAAGGGCCGCGACCCGAAGAAGCCGCGCCGCGCCGACAGGGGCGAGGGATGCGCGCTTTCGATCACCAGGTCGCGGCTGCGCGGCAGGCCCGCCACCGCCTTTTGCGCATGCGCGCCCCACAGCAGGAAGGCCAGCGGCCGCTCGTCCTGCGCCCGGGCGATGGCCTGGCGCACCAGCCGCTCCCAGCCCCATGTCGCATGCGCGCCGGCCTGGCCGGGCAGCACCGAAAGCGCGGTGTTCAGCAGCAGCACCCCCTGCCGCGCCCAGCCCGAGAGGTCGCCGTCGGGCGGCGTGGCGCCCAGGTCGGCCTGCATCTCGGCATGGATGTTTCTCAGCGAGCGGGGCAGGGCGGTCTCGGGCGTCACCGAAAACGCCAGCCCGTTGGCATGGCCGGGCGTGGGATAGGGGTCCTGGCCCAGGATCACCACCCGCGCCGCAGCCGGCGGCGTC
This portion of the Paracoccus sp. N5 genome encodes:
- the moaC gene encoding cyclic pyranopterin monophosphate synthase MoaC — protein: MSLTHFDAQGQAHMVDVSQKPDTAREAVAEGLVIMAPETLALAESAGAAKGDVMGVARLAGIMGAKRTADLIPLCHPLPITKVAVDLVADPALPGIRVTATVRTAGKTGVEMEALTAVSTACLTVYDMLKAAQKDMRIEGIRLLAKSGGKSGDFRAP
- a CDS encoding D-alanyl-D-alanine carboxypeptidase family protein, encoding MRALTFRIFALLMVLALPARAFDTNARAAWVYDVATGTVLMEKNAEEPLPPASMSKLMTLNMLFEALHEGRVAMDTTFPVSTKAWHMGGSKMFVEPADRPTVEELIHGIIINSGNDACVVVAEGLAGTEEAFARLMNERAQQLGMTQSHFANSSGWPAPDHRMSMHDLGILATRLITEFPELYKNFGLTEYNYKGRVPSNANNRNPLLRLGGGDWTADGLKTGHTQEAGYGLVGSAVQGDRRIVFVIAGLPSDKARAEESERIVNWAYRQFTMRTIIPKDEIVTQAPVWLGESSRVGLTTRDGVRVLIPAGSHDGVTAEAVFNGPIEAPIAKGDRLGELVVNIPGTGQSRLPLFAAADVARSGVLGRMQSAAFRLGERAMQSVRN
- the lexA gene encoding transcriptional repressor LexA yields the protein MLTKKQIQLLEFIQARMARDGVPPSFDEMKLALDLRSKSGIHRLVTALEERGFIRRLPHRARALEIVRLPDSLSKGPGFQPRVIEGDARPAQPLPRGAFEVSVSAVDLPVMGRIAAGVPIEAISEVSHHIAVPGSMLSGKERHYALEVKGDSMIEAGINDGDVVVIREQDTAENGDIVVALVEGFEATLKRYRRKGGMIALEAANPAYETRVLPEDKVHVQGRLVGLIRSY
- the tmk gene encoding dTMP kinase — protein: MFISFEGIDGSGKSTQARRLAAALAETGTETLLTREPGGSAGAEEIRRLLVEGRGERWSPETELLLFTAARRDHVERLIRPALARGAHVVTDRFADSTRVYQGLARADLRALVEELHRLTIGIEPDLTLLIDIDPATALARGQARGGVEDRFETLGLDFQRRLRAGFLALAAENPARFRTIDGSGSADEVAARVRTALP
- a CDS encoding TatD family hydrolase, with translation MSETPLPALVDSHCHLDFPDFDGQQAELVARARAAGVTRMVTICTRMGNEPRVRAIAEAHAGVFYAAGIHPMYAAEEPAVTVEDLVALARHPKFVGIGETGLDYHYTADSAAVQAESLRIHIEAARRTGLPLIIHSRDADADMARILTEEHRAGAFSCVMHCYTSGPELARAALDLGFYLSMSGIAAFPRSTEIREIFLAAPRDRILVETDAPYLAPPPHRGKRNEPAFVAHTARAGAQALGLTEAEFAALTSANFDRLFAKAAA
- a CDS encoding DNA polymerase III subunit delta' produces the protein MSDEAAPPEPDRVPGAPHPREALRTIGQDQAVADFLAAARAHRLHHGWLISGPRGTGKATLAWSIAKYLLSGSDSPDLTAPPEDPAVRRIRALSEPRLHLVRRPLDDKTQRLRSEITVDEIRRLHGFFHMSAAEGGRRIAIIDAADEMNPAAANALLKLLEEPPARATLLLVAHQPARLLPTIRSRCRELRLHPLGPGDMAQVLAGLGVAHDAARLSALSGGSVGEALRLAGQDGLELYQRITGLFADYPRMDRRAAAALAELAAGRAGAEGDPFDLVMTLLDRFLTRAARTGLMGAPLPEAAEGEAAVLTRLSPGPEAARLWADAQASLSARARAGRAVNLDPSALVLDMLIGLANQPAL
- the glp gene encoding gephyrin-like molybdotransferase Glp, whose protein sequence is MISVDEARALVLALAHPPQAEEIAVQDALGRALAAPAVARLTQPPFDAAAMDGYALRSADLPGPLAVVGTAAAGVPYAGETPPGSAIRIFTGAPVPAGYDRVVMQEIVTRDGDRITVADAGSNLNIRLQGNDFSAGSAFRPARPLRPADLALIAAMNVARVSVARRPRVAVLAGGDELVRPGATPAAGQIISSNDIAIAALAREAGAEPVVLPLARDTEDSLRDRFAEAEGCDLIVTIGGASVGDHDLVAKVSADLGMQRSFYKLAMRPGKPLMAGRMGDAAMLGLPGNPVSALVCAKLFMQPLLRAMQGLPPGPELAQARLAADLPPEGNRQHYLRARLAPGDGLPLIAPFAEQDSARLWLLAEADALLVRPAHDPGRKAGEIMEFLPL